Proteins encoded within one genomic window of Acomys russatus chromosome 5, mAcoRus1.1, whole genome shotgun sequence:
- the Sart1 gene encoding U4/U6.U5 tri-snRNP-associated protein 1, with amino-acid sequence MGSSKKHRGEKEAAGTTAAAGTGGATEQPPRHREHKKHKHRSSGGGSSGGERRKRSRERGGERGSGRRGAEGEARGGAHSRERSQAEPSERRVKREKRDEGYEAAASSKASSGDASSLSIEETNKLRAKLGLKPLEVNAVKKEAGTKEEPVAADVINPMALRQREELREKLAAAKEKRLLNQKLGKIKTLGEDDPWLDDTAAWIERSRQLQKEKDLAEKRAKLLEEMDQEFGVSTLVEEEFEQRRQDLYSARDLQGLTVEHAIDSFREGETVVLTLKDKGVLQEGEDVLVNVHMVDKERADKNVELRKKKPHYLPYAEDESVDDLAQQKPRSILAKYDEELEGERPHSFRLEQGGMADGLRERELEEIRAKLRLQAQSLSSVGPRLASEYLSPEEMVTFKKTKRRVKKIRKKEKEVVMRADDLLPLGDQTQDGDFGSRLRGRGRRRVPDLEEEAPEEEEKDPAVQPPPSDDTRVENMDISDEEDGGATPSGSPEVLEEDEAELELQKQLEKGRRLRQLQQLQQLRDSGEKVVEIVKKLGSRQRGWEEEEDPERKGAIVFNATSEFCRTLGEIPTYGLAGNREEQEELMDFERDEERSANGGSESDGDENIGWSTVNLDEEKQQQDFSASSTTILDEEPIVNRGLAAALLLCQNKGLLETTVQKVARVKAPNKSLPSAVYCIEDKMAIDDKYSRREEYRGFTQDFKEKDGYKPDVKIEYVDETGRKLTPKEAFRQLSHRFHGKGSGKMKTERRMKKLDEEALLKKMSSSDTPLGTVALLQEKQKAQKTPYIVLSGSGKSMNANTITK; translated from the exons ATGGGGTCGTCAAAGAAGCACCGCGGAGAGAAGGAGGCGGCCGGGACGACGGCGGCAGCCGGTACCGGGGGCGCCACCGAGCAGCCGCCGCGGCATCGAGAGCATAAAAAACACAAGCACCGGAgtagcggcggcggcagcagcggcggcgaaCGACGGAAGCGGAGCCGCGAGCGTGGAGGCGAGCGCGGGAGCGGGAGGCGCGGGGCCGAAGGCGAGGCCCGCGGCGGCGCGCATAGTCGCGAACGAAGCCAAGCGGAGCCCTCGGAGCGGCGCGTGAAGCGGGAGAAACGCGATGAAGGCTACGAGGCCG CTGCCAGCTCCAAAGCCAGCTCTGGAGATGCCTCGTCACTCAGCATCGAGGAGACCAA TAAACTCCGGGCAAAGTTGGGGCTGAAACCTTTGGAGGTCAATGCTGTCAAGAAAG AGGCGGGCACCAAGGAGGAGCCCGTGGCAGCCGATGTCATCAACCCCATGGCCTTGCGACAGCGTGAAGAACTACGGGAGAAGCTGGCAGCTGCCAAGGAAAAGCGCTTGTTGAACCAAAAGCTGGG GAAAATAAAGACACTGGGGGAGGATGACCCTTGGCTGGATGACACTGCAGCCTGGATCGAGAGGAGCCGGCAGCTTCAGAAAGAGAAGGACCTGGCTGAGAAGCGG GCCAAGCTGTTAGAGGAGATGGACCAAGAGTTTGGTGTGAGCACGCTGGTGGAGGAGGAGTTTGAGCAGAGGCGACAG GACCTGTACAGTGCCCGGGACTTGCAGGGCCTCACTGTGGAACATGCCATCGATTCCTTTCGAGAAGGGGAGACTGTGGTCCTCACCCTAAAGGACAAAG GAGTACTGCAGGAGGGAGAAGACGTGCTGGTGAATGTGCACATGGTGGACAAAGAGCGGGCGGACAAGAACGTGGAGCTGCGGAAGAAGAAGCCTCACTACCTGCCCTATGCCGAAGATGAGAGTGTGGATGATTTGGCACAG CAAAAACCCCGCTCTATCCTGGCCAAATATGACGAAGAACTGGAGGGCGAGCGACCACATTCCTTCCGTTTGGAGCAGGGTGGCATGGCCGAcggcctgagagagagagagctagaagaGATCCGGGCCAAATTGCGGCTGCAGGCTCAGTCTCTGAGCTCTGTGGGCCCACGGCTTGCCTCTGAGTACCTCAGTCCTGAGGAGATG GTGACCTTCAAAAAGACCAAACGGAGAGTGAAGAAAATccgaaagaaggaaaaggaggtggTAATGCGGGCTGATGACTTGCTGCCTCTTGGGGACCAGACTCAGGATGGGGACTTTGGATCCAG GCTTCGGGGCCGTGGTCGGCGCCGAGTCCCTGACCTGGAGGAGGAGGCcccggaggaggaggagaaggacccTGCGGTCCAGCCCCCACCATCGGATGACACTCGAGTAGAGAATATGGATATCAGTGATGAAG AGGATGGAGGAGCCACTCCATCAGGGTCCCCAGAGGTGCTGGAGGAAGATGAAGCTGAGCTGGAGCTGCAGAAGCAGCTGGAGAAGGGGCGCCGACTGCGGCAGCTGCAGCAACTCCAACAGCTTCGGGACAGCGGGGAGAAG GTGGTGGAGATTGTGAAGAAGCTGGGGTCTCGCCAGCgtggctgggaggaggaagaggacccTGAGCGGAAGGGAGCCATCGTGTTCAATGCCACTTCGGAATTCTGCCGCACTCTGGGGGAGATCCCCACCTATGGGTTGGCTGGCAACcgagaggagcaggaagagctcATG GACTTTGAAAGGGATGAAGAGCGCTCGGCCAATGGTGGCTCAGAATCAGATGGGGATGAAAACATTGGCTGGAGTACCGTCAACTTGGATGAGGAGAAGCAGCAACAGGAT TTCTCTGCGTCCTCCACCACCATCCTGGATGAGGAGCCCATCGTGAACAGAGGGCTGGCTGCCGCCCTTCTGCTGTGTCAGAACAAAG GGCTGCTGGAGACGACAGTGCAAAAGGTGGCCCGGGTGAAGGCCCCCAATAAGTCACTGCCCTCAGCTGTGTACTGCATTGAGGATAAGAT GGCCATTGATGACAAGTACAGCCGACGGGAGGAGTACAGGGGCTTCACCCAGGACTTCAAGGAGAAGGACGGTTACAAGCCTGATGTTAAGATTGAATACGTGGATGAGACAGGCAGGAAACTGACTCCCAAGGAG GCATTCCGGCAGCTGTCCCACCGCTTCCACGGGAAGGGTTCGGGCAAGATGAAGACTGAGCGGCGGATGAAGAAGCTGGATGAGGAGGCG CTCCTGAAAAAGATGAGCTCCAGTGACACTCCCCTGGGCACTGTGGCACTGCTCCAGGAAAAGCAGAAGGCCCAGAAGACACCGTACATCGTGCTCAGTGGCAGTGGCAAGAGCATGAATGC GAACACCATCACCAAATGA
- the Eif1ad gene encoding probable RNA-binding protein EIF1AD — translation MSQATKRKHVVQEVLGEHMVPSDQQQIVKVLRTPGNNLHEVETAQGQRFLVSMPSKYRKNIWIKRGDFLIVDPIEEGEKVKAEISFVLCKNHVRSLQKEGHWPEAFSEVAEKQSSMNRQSQPELPAEPQLSGEESGSEDDSDLFVNTNHRQYHESEEESEEEEEAA, via the exons ATGTCCCAGGCCACCAAGAGGAAGCATGTGGTGCAGGAGGTGCTGGGGGAGCACATGGTGCCTTCTGACCAGCAGCAGATAGTGAAG GTCCTCAGGACTCCCGGGAACAATCTGCATGAGGTAGAGACAGCTCAAGGGCAGCGCTTCTTGGTAAGCATGCCCTCCAAATACCGCAAGAACATCTGGATCAAGAGAG GGGACTTCCTCATTGTTGACCCTattgaagagggagaaaaggtgaAAGCTGAGATCTCTTTTGTTCTCTGCAAGAACCACGTCCGCTCCCTGCAGAAGGAAGGGCACTG GCCTGAGGCCTTCTCTGAGGTAGCTGAGAAGCAGAGCAGTATGAACAG ACAGAGTCAGCCAGAACTCCCTGCTGAGCCACAGCTGTCGGGAGAAGAGTCAGGTTCTGAAGATGACTCTGACCTCTTTGTCAACACCAACCACAGACAGTATCATGAGAGTGAGGAGgagagtgaagaggaggaggaggcagcctga
- the Banf1 gene encoding barrier-to-autointegration factor, translating into MTTSQKHRDFVAEPMGEKPVGSLAGIGDALGKRLEERGFDKAYVVLGQFLVLKKDEDLFREWLKDTCGANAKQSRDCFGCLREWCDAFL; encoded by the exons ATGACAACTTCCCAAAAGCACCGAGACTTCGTGGCAGAGCCCATGGGGGAAAAGCCAGTGGGGAGCCTGGCCGGGATTGGTGATGCCCTGGGCAAGAGGCTGGAGGAAAGGGGCTTTGACAAG GCGTATGTGGTCCTTGGCCAGTTTCTGGTGCTAAAGAAAGATGAAGACCTCTTCCGAGAATGGCTGAAAGACACATGTGGTGCCAATGCCAAGCAGTCCCGGGACTGCTTTGGGTGCCTTCGAGAATGGTGTGATGCTTTCTTGTAA